From Arachis hypogaea cultivar Tifrunner chromosome 3, arahy.Tifrunner.gnm2.J5K5, whole genome shotgun sequence:
CGCCAAGCTCGCCTCCTCCATCGTCTCCCTTACTCGCTGCCGGTAATACTCTGCCTTCCACCTCGCCTCCTGTTTAATCTCGCCTCCTCTTTCCTCCTCACTGCCTTCTGATTTTCTGTGattgattttatgatttattagcTTGCGATTTGTTCATGATTTGTTATCTGtgcttgattttataatttttctgtttatgatTTGTTAAGTCTGTGTTCATGTTTTGTTAGCTGTGTTTATGTTTTGTTATCTGGATTCATGATTTGGTATCTGTTCATGATTTGTTATCTGGATTCATGATGAGGTCATCAGAAAAATTCTGTTTGAGTTGCTGTTCATGATTTGGTATCTGTTCAGGATTTGTTCATGATGAAATGAGTTGCTGCTTCATGATTTTGGTTGctgaattatttatttgtttattagtcTGTATTCTTgatttgaattctaaattataTGAATTAATCATTCTAAAGGttgaattttggattttgaattttgtatgTAATTTGTAATTTGGATTTCAGAATTTTGGATTCGGATCAGCTTCTTTAGCCATGGCAAATTTCTCAcccaattcaatcaatcatggcATTGTGGAATATGATTGTACATGCTCACACACATTCTGTCTCAAAGAGATTGTTTTCTAGAATGGTCACATTATATGATCATCATCATTTGCCAGAAAAGATGGTTGAGGTATATTTTTATTGTACTATCAATCTTACTATATCTTGATGCAAGCTGTTCAGCAATTATAAGGTTAATTCTTCTATGCTTTGACATGGAGCTATCATGTTTGTAAGTTAGATATTTTGCAGACATGGAGGAGTTGCAGGTAAAACCTGATGAAGATACGATTAAACGAGTGGCAAATGCCTTTAGAAAACttggccaagaagagaagagtaaATTGGTTACAAAACGATATGGGCTCAAGTGGAAATATATTCACTTTATTGGTGAACGGGTTAAAGTTAGAACAGAAGCTTGGGAAGAAGAAGGTCCATTTAGAAGTTGAAATTGGTGTATTCTAAATTGTCAATGAGGACACCAGTTCACCACCACATTCTATTACCTGGGATCTGCTGTTGTTGCCGATTATATTGTTACATTCCTAAAGCTGTTGTATTAGAGGTTCATTAGTTTGGTTTCTTAACATGTTTAGAGCTTAACAGCTAACCAATCagagaaagaaaaaattattagtGCTTCTGGTTTCattgtagaaaaaaaattatattatgcaTTAAGAACAAATTGTATCCACCGTGCTTATCTCTCTAATTTTTTGTTCATTGTTATGAGTTCTTATAATTGTGCAGTTGTAATTTTGTCCGTGTTTAACTAGTATACATTAGTCAACCAAaccttattaataaattttaaaaaaaattactaatatcaAATTTTGAGATATAATACTTTTTAGTCTCATGTTGAAGTATAActctaaaattattttcatattaaaattttttgatttagaaattattgaatttaaatatttaaaattatatattaaatttttaataattttatttaatatttaattaaaccgattgAACTCCGATTAAACCCCGAtcgaaccattgaaccagtgaaccagtcacCTCATCAGTTCATTGACCGGTTCGATTTTCACAACCTTAGGTGAAACCCTTATTGTCTCAATCACAAGACTTTCTTCGGCCAATAACTGCGGTGAAACAAAAACAGAAACATTGATTGAATTTCTTGaagtttgttatatatatatatatatatatatatatatatatatatatatatatatatatagaaaaagtatGTGATACTGGACATAACATGACACGACACGTCATCCACCTTAAGTTACCTATAATACACAGACATTGATGCTGGACATAACACGATACGACACGACATGCGTCGAcacacgaattttaaaatcttataagacacggAAACAcgcatatataaaatataaagtattttttatttaaatcgtaatgatattttgatattttattgatattaaaacataaattaattttttaattatttttaatatcttatgttaattatataaagtatttaaaatattttttattttaataaataataatatatattatttctaacttTATTTCAATCATACATATTAAGAATTAGGCTGAACACGCTGACATGTGATGGTATTTACGTGTGTGCAAATATGTTCgaagaagaattttttttatttttcattaagaTACAGTTGGACATAGCAAACACGCGTGTCAGACGAGTGTTGATGagtgtcgtgtccaaaatgtATCCGATACGTGGACATGACAACTCAGCAAAGTGTCTGTACTTCATATACCGTAACTGATCCCTGAGCGGCGCCGGTCCCTCTGCGTCGAATCCTCATCGCCGCGACGCGCTGCTATCCAGGCAACATCTCCCAGCGCCACCATGTCACCGTTCTTCTCCATTCCCCTCCGCATCCAATCCTGATTGCGGCGACGCGTGCGGCTCTCCATGCAGCACCTTTCGCCGCGCCGCTGGACACCTGACGTCCATTGTGGCTAATTGCCAGACCTGTGAACTGATGCAGCAACAAAAGAAACATCCACCAATGTAGAAAAGAACAACCGAATGAGCCACAAAGAAATAGCTGATTCCATGGTATACTCATGGATTGGCAAGTTCCTATTTGGAAGGCTGTAACTTCTTAACCGCTGCAGTCTCTACTCCTGCTAATAGTTTAGCACACTCTTTGTTGTTACTATGGGGTCCTGAAGCACAAGGAGATTTTACCCGTTGGTGTCAATTAGGTGGTCTGTGGACTTTTGTTGCTCTCCACGGCGCTTTCGCATTAATAGGTTTCATGTTACGTCAATTTGAACTTGCTCGATCTGTTCAATTGCGCCCTTATAATGCAATCGCATTCTCTGGTCCAATTGCTGTTTTTGTTTCCGTATTCCTGATTTATCCACTGGGTCAGTCTGGTTGGTTCTTTGCACCCAGTTTTGGTGTAGCAGCTATATTTCGATTCATCCTATTTTTCCAAGGGTTTCATAATTGGACATTAAACCCATTTCATATGATGGGAGTTGCTGGTGTATTGGGCGAGCATCGAACGACCCAAAAAAAATAGCATGATTCTTATGCGTCTTTTATAGCGTATGACTTCTGATCGACATTCGGCAGTTGGCCTAGCGTTGCAATGGCATCGATTTGGAAAGCCGTTTGCAGTTTTGTTGTCGCAGCGAGTTTCATAGGTCCTTCGAGGCGGAGGAGACACTGTTGCTTCACGCGAGGTAGTACTCACCAGCAATCTCGAGGCGTGCCGCATAACGACACAGTGGTGGGGTGGTGCGGCGGTTGAGCCAAGTGAAGACAATGGTGTACGGCACTGCTATGGGAGTgggaaagaagaggaagagtgtcTATAATGATGGGCCTCGGAGACCTGTTGTGGACATCGTCTTCAACGGGAGGAGGCGCAACTCCTTGCTGCAACAGAGAGTAATCGACACTGGTTAGAAGGCGGTGCAATAGCGAGATTAGAACGAAAGAGGAAGGAGAGGGTGAACAACGTGAGTGGTAGTGGGAGAGGAATGGTAAGGTTGTgggatatttttttatgttattgggCCTTTTGTTGCAATTCATTATATAGTATCTGAAAGATTCTGACGCTaacaaattttgatttttgttattaacaaaataatcTCCGAAAGATtttaaagtttgacaaaagtgaCCAACCATCAATTGAGTTACCTGGAGTTAACGTTTAGAGATGACGTGTTAGTTAAACCCTAATCACTCCACCACCTCAAATTTTTTGCAACTTCCAACCTTGAAAGACTAAAGCCCAGTTtgggtaaataacttaaataagttcttttagaAAAGGAGCTTAAaacataaggacttttattaaaaGCAGCTTAtaaatagtcaccaaaaaaaaaaaaaaaaaagcagcttataaataagttattttgtgtttggatttttagttataaaagtacttattttaaagttgtagcgtttggataaataactcaaaaataattttttttttataaaaaagaatgaatattaaaataaccatgataacaaatactttccaatattgaatgttgattttacataacctaatcactaatattgtgtatgatatgataggtgaaaataaaaaataaatataaaatatgtgtcaatgtatattttattgctgttttttattttttatttttactcctattagaactctcttctcctttattgaggtcaagaacttgttataattaactatgaaaataataataagctataaaattaaaactgaaatttcataccacacttgaatacaaatttaataataaaaaatagtgataaaataataaaaaatatttagaaggaATATATGCAGTAAGTTGTTCAGATGTAATATTGTCTGAAAATGTGGAGTATCAATACTTCCATCAGATGTTACGTAAAAATGGTGAGACTTAGAACATTGcgtgagaatgatggtggaaggCCAATACTTCTAGCAGACGTTGTGTGAAAATGGTGATGAATGGTCAGCATTTTTTCATAGAATCAAGAAGGAAAgtagatttttttgttttaaaattatttattttaagtaaGTGGTAAAATGACTTCTCGAAAAGTTAAAAGCTTTTTTTAAAATAGTGCCAAACACATAGATTGCGACTTTTTGTaatccaaaagtaaaaaaaaaaaaagtagcttcTGCTACTTCCCAAACGGACTCTAAAACCCACTTCCATCCTCGTTCTTTCACCCAAACTCAATCAACCCCTTCCTCAAAAATCAAACTACCCctattatgttgttattatttcCTTAATCTTCTCCCcttaattctaaaaaatttcaGAACCATGGAAATATGAAATCCGTGCTCTTTTCAAATTCCTCACATTAACAACACCAACACCAATACATTAACAAGTAACAAATCCTTCGAACGAGCGTCTATACAATCATGCAAAGATCTCAACTTTACCCTTCAACTCTCTAATGGGACCACTGCTAATTTATCCACCCTGATCCCTAACCTCGACCTCAAATCTGCCATCCTTAGCCACGCGAAAGGTTTCACTTAGAATTTCGATAGGGATCCGCAACAACAGTAATAACAATAATCAGTTTCAAAGTCTAAAGAAtcaaaatcagaacttaaagcaTAACCAGAGATAGTACGAAGGGAAATACTTGAGAGCCTTGGAATGAGAATAAGAGTTGCGGTAGATCTTGAAGGTGAAGAGGATCAAGATGAGACCAAGGATGTTGAAGATTATAGAAACGTAACCGAAGAGGATGAAATCGCAACTGAACTCGCTGGCCTGAGCAATGAATCGGATTGTAAAAGGAAAATCCATGAGTGCGAGGGTAATTTGGAGAAAGCGACGGTAGAAGACAAGAACGGAGTAAGTGCAACCAAGAAGCAAATCTGAGTCTGCATTTAAGACACCTTGTACTGCCAAAGAAAACCGGGATGAGTGACAAAAGGGAAGGAGAAGTCCAGTGAAGGaattagaaaagaagaaaaaaaaaagggattaggatttttaaaattgaaattggagcaattttaaaattataaaaattaaaagtggataatttttgtaaataattgtTAACTGACAGTCTGACACATCATCCATAAACTTAAACTACAGGTAATTCAATTGATGATTAatcaattttatcaaattttaaaattgttcgagaatcattttgttaataaaaaaataagatactattgttaataaaaaaataagatactATTTTATCACCACAAAATCtttcgaatatatatatatatatatatatatatatatatatatatatatatatagcaaagaTTAGACACCAGAATCCAATCTCACTCTTAGATCTTGGCCGGGATCCACCACCATTCCAATCTTACTTTGGGCCTTTCCGGTCACTTCAAGGGACCAGTTTTAATTCCCGATTAGGATTATTAGGATATTTAAAGCAagcaaaataaagataaaagattaTACAAACTCAAGTACGTTGAAAcccaagagagaaaaagaattaattaattaaataagatCACATTACTTACCAAAGATATATAAGAAAATAACATCAGAATTTAATAAATTTCAATTCTAATTCTAATCTCTTGTGGTAGAATAGCAAAAAGTTGGCTCATGTTTGTCAAATACATCACTTCAAAATTGAAAAACTTGATAACATAGCTAAACAAATACACAGGAGAACGggatcaaatcaaataaaaatctaTACCTGGGGATTATTTTATCAAGGGATTATTATGGCTGAATCAAAGGCCGCGGCATGATTGATTGGTCTCCTCATCAGTATATACAGTAAACATCAAAATTTGTATTGAGATCTCTTAAATATTTTGTTCATGATGGGGCGTCTCCTCTCAGTCTTGGATGAAGTTGTTTAGCAAATTTAGAATGTTGCAGTTAGATACACTCCCTTCTAATCCTGGGGACCAGGGTGCCATAATGCCATTTCATAGAGTTTCCCCCAACTATTTGCCAGCTCAACACCAGCCATCAATAAATTAAGAATCCAAATTTATTTCAGAGATCAATTTTGATTACAGTTTTACTATTGCTATTCTCACATAGATTGTTGATGATTACCATAGTACACCATTCCAGGTGGTTGAAGTGGTTGGAAACCATGTGGTGCTGGGGCTTGCTGAGGCATATGTACGGGAAGATGCTGAGTTATAGGTGCTGGCGGTTGCTGACTTATTTGCAGTGTCTGATGCGACATAGGAACCATTGACCCCATCATATGGGGTGGGGGTGGTCCTGGTGGCAATGGTGGGATGCTACCATAGGCATAAGGAGGAGCGACAATGCCTACTGTTGACTGCAAATATTGCTGGGAGGGGGGATTTTGTATCATCTGATATTGACCTTGTGATGCGGTAGCTGGATTTAGGGTGGTGGGTTGTGGTACCACAACTGAAGGATATGACTGAGTTTGAGTGGCGAGTAACTGTTGTGAGGTCATAAATACATTTCGATCTGATGTAGGTATTGATTTCTCAGGTGGAGTGGACTCGGAAGCTAGACCAGCATTTTTGGCCTCTTCTGCTGCAAATGATGAGAGTACAGAACTCATGATCAATTGAGAGGATGAAGAAGCTGCTAGCTTATCGGCAACCTCAGCAGCAATCGCAGCAGCTGACCTCTTAGTTGCTGCTTCTAATTTTACATTTGCATTGGTAACTGAAGTCATTGCAGTCGATGCTTTATACAAAATATCTTCATTGTCAAGTCGCCTTCGCATGGAGCTAGCCTCTTCTACCTGTGCTTGTGCTACCTAAAAGTCATTTAATGAGAAATACGAGCATAAAGTTCAAATTTGCAAGTATCATCATTAGCAGCAAAAACATCTTCAAGTTTCGAATCGAAAGCATACTCAAATTAGAAATGGAATTCAATGCTCAACACTTCACATTTTTCTTTAATGATACCACCaaacttttactttttaaataagCTGGAAACACTGAGATTTACTAAAATTATGCAAGCACACTAGTTTTGTTAACTACTGAACTCCCGTATGCTGAAGTTTTTAATCAGGCAAATGCCTCTGCTAACCAGTTTAAATTTGCTCAAGAAACATATATTTTGAAATTCAATATAATTGGTTTAGGTCCAAGAAAATTTTTAGTGTTGCCTTTTCCATCTGAACTTTTTAAGGGAATACCAAATACTGCCTAAGAAAATGCATTTGTTATGACTTACGGGAGTTACATTAACTTAATGGAAGTTCatccattcattgcattttatgcTACTAAATCTTTTGAAGCTTACACTAATTATGATAACATTATTGAATTCAACATGATGCCCCATAAAATCTTAAGATTATGTGGTAGAAACACAGAAGTAACTAAACGGTAACAAACCTAGATAGATGACAAATAAATAACACTTACTACCAATACAAAGCTAGTCCAAATAGGACAGTTTTCTGAGTTAAACAATCATGATATATACCTGAATTTGAGTTCGAACATTCTCCAGTTCAGATTCCTGAAAATGTATACAGAGGATTGCAAGATGTATCAGGAACTGAAAATATCAATGTGAAACCTAGTAACAGCAGAATTTGAGCACAAACTATTGAGAATATGAAGTGATAACTTGCCTGCTCATGCAAAGCTTCTTTCAACTGAGATACAAGTGCTGCTCTACTTGCTTCAATTAATTTAAGACTTTCAACACActgtttcaaaatattttcttgctGCTCTAGTTCCTTAGACAAAGTTTCTCGCTTGGGATCCTTTGCtgaaaagagaaaacaacatAAGAACCCTGGATTTCAAAACTCAGTTGTCACGTCTGTTTTGTAGATAGCTTACCAACAGCACATGCAGTGTCAACATCTTTTTCCATCTTTCTCACACGATGAACAGCAGACTTGCATTTACTCATCTCTGCGTCTTCATCAGGTGGTTCATTGAGCACCATATCAAATGCTGAGACTATTTTTTCTGCTGTACCTCCAATGGACAATTTCTGAATTCCATAAAATTACGTCAGTTGCAAGTTGGTTTGAAGGAAGCAAGAATGTAGAAAGCATAAAATGCTATAGTATAAATTTGGGGGAGGGGAGCCACAAAGGTACTCAGCCTCACTGTTCTAATGGAGCGAGAATCCCTTTTCACAATTTTCACATTACGGGATCGCTTTTTGTTGATTTCCAATGGTGGAGGTGCATCTTCTCCAAGTACTACAGCTTTAAGGTTGTGTGCCTGAGATCTGAACACTCTCCTTTGCTCCCATATGTCAAGCTAAAGTTACACAAGCACCAAGTAAAATACAATGAAATCAATATCTCAGTATGTAAACCATTTGTCAATATTCTATGCGAAGTTCAAAACTCATGCATGAAGAATATGGAGTAAAACACTTCATGACCATATCACCCCGTACTTTTTCATCCATTTTGATTAGAAAAGGTTGTATTCACAAGTACAAACTTCCAATGCAGGAATAGGGACTTACCACCCTAGATGCCACCTGCTTTGCTTGATCATCACCTTTCTCAAGAACATCTTTAAGTGCTGCAGGAATAACCTTCCAAAACTCAGTTACAAATTCATTTCCTTTGCGTTTGCTGTTCTGCAGGATGTCATTTGCAAGATACAGAAGAGGAACCCTCTGAGCTGTCTCTGAATTGAAGAATTGTTTATTCCATGTTTCTACAACTAGTTCTGCTTTGCTCCGGTGAAATATACACCAATGTGATAAAGCTATACATGGAGTTAATGATAACAAATTATCTTGAACCTATAACCAAAACATGTACTTCATAGAACTAACTGAATCTAAATATGCGGTTAAATTGACCTTcgcaagacaaaaagaaaagccATGAAAAACACTAATTCAAACACTCACTCCAAGTTACACCACCAAGCACTTACATGTTGATGTTGATCTTAAAACTGAAATAAGCATGGCAACAATTATTATATAGGTATATAGGAACAACGATAAATCTAGGGATGCTGCAGCACTAGAAAACCCTTTTCAGGAAACAACTGTGTCACTACAGTGCAGGTCCTAAATAGAAAATACAGAAGCCAAAAAAGGAACATGATTAAATACATATGGGCAAGAAGAATATAGATGCCGTCAGAAAATTCAAGATCAAATTTTTCAATGACCCAAAACCAGAATGGACTTAATTCAACTTAACAAAGCTGATGCAAAACTGAGAGCttcataaatatataaaaagaagtgaATATCCATTTATACAGTGATTGCAAAATTAAATTGGAACGTTCATTAACTTCTAGTTACATATAGATAACACGAAACATTGAAACAAATCTACATTTTAAATAATACTATCCATAGCTTTCTACTTGCAGTTTCCCCACACAAGAACTCATCCAGAGAGAGTCATACAGTCCATGATATTCTCCGTAAACCGCAAAACTTAAATCTGACTTGGCAAAGTAATTCGGAATTCATATGGTTGAAAAGCGAATTCAATCAAGAAACATCAATCAAGCacaatgaaagaagaaaaaaggataCTTTCAATACATTGCTGGGTGCTGTTAAGCTTGGACAGCTTGTCAGCGAGTATCTGCTCGCTGAAGACGCTATTCATAGCTCCCCTGCCAACCAACCTGCggtacaaaaaagaaaaatgacatTAAACGAAACCCTAGAAACAAAAACCAATTGAACGAATATAAaggcgaaaattttaaaattttaaaacactaaaaccctaaaacagaattaaaattgaaaaacccAAAATGGGGGGAAACTGAAAAGTGGAAGAAACAAAAGCAGAAGCAAGTTTGAAAAAAACGGAAGCAATAAGAAAAGAGATTCAAATTGAGCTAAAGCAAGAGTGGAGAATTAAATCCAAATGAAACGGTTCatatgaagaattgagtaaatgcAGAATAAGGAGAAGAAAGAGGAATTGAGCTGAAATACCAAGCAAGAGCAGCAATGCAAAATGAATCCGAAGCAGTTGAAACGCGGCGTAAAAGGTGAAGGCTTGACTCTTGAGAGTGAATGAAGGAAGCAGAGAGAGGGAGGCAGGGAAGGAAGGAATGTGCgttaaagaagagaagagaagagaagagtgtgtgttttatttatttaaaagaagaaaaatgtttatttttttaggatttatgTTTTGTCCATTTGGCGCAAACTGTGGAACAAGTTTGTCTTAAAACGGCGCACCTTAGTTCCGAGTACTTAGATGCAACATTCACACGCACTCCACTTCTAATCACCGACTCATCCTGCAAAATCAACCCATTTCACCAGGAACGTTTCTTCTTCTCCTACTTTTTTAATTGAcactttaacaaaaaaaatcttgTACAAGGATTGgattgaaagataaaaaaaaatatgtatttttattaaattcattgatttaaaaatataaaagaagacAATTATCATGAGTTTTATAACAAGATTTTTACTTTTCAATAAGCAATGGTGAATGGACACAAATAGAGTCaaattctctttcatcattaattaTTAATCTGACTAATTTCTCTATTTATTACCCAAGTCAACTTATTTTCTTAATATGGATTTTTCTTTTATGCGGCAATTAAACATAAATACTATTACGTATAAAATTAAGcaatttaattaatatgaataaaaaaacaatTTAATGAAAAAAGAGTAATAATAGTTTAGTGTGTGTTTGTATTAAAGTTTACAAACTTagattatattattcaaaattaggtttagataaaaattattaaaaaaatataaatttatatcatttaaaattatattattttaacattccttgactataatttttttaaaaagaatttaaatttatgtgctaaaatttagtatttttttagttataattttttagtactcttttttaatactctttttgtatttaattatatctttctAATAGAAttcatattataaaaattaacaataataaataaaatatatattaattttaaaatacataGTAAAAAATGtac
This genomic window contains:
- the LOC112791246 gene encoding uncharacterized protein; its protein translation is MNSVFSEQILADKLSKLNSTQQCIETLSHWCIFHRSKAELVVETWNKQFFNSETAQRVPLLYLANDILQNSKRKGNEFVTEFWKVIPAALKDVLEKGDDQAKQVASRVLDIWEQRRVFRSQAHNLKAVVLGEDAPPPLEINKKRSRNVKIVKRDSRSIRTKLSIGGTAEKIVSAFDMVLNEPPDEDAEMSKCKSAVHRVRKMEKDVDTACAVAKDPKRETLSKELEQQENILKQCVESLKLIEASRAALVSQLKEALHEQESELENVRTQIQVAQAQVEEASSMRRRLDNEDILYKASTAMTSVTNANVKLEAATKRSAAAIAAEVADKLAASSSSQLIMSSVLSSFAAEEAKNAGLASESTPPEKSIPTSDRNVFMTSQQLLATQTQSYPSVVVPQPTTLNPATASQGQYQMIQNPPSQQYLQSTVGIVAPPYAYGSIPPLPPGPPPPHMMGSMVPMSHQTLQISQQPPAPITQHLPVHMPQQAPAPHGFQPLQPPGMVYYGNHQQSM